In a genomic window of Nomascus leucogenys isolate Asia chromosome 4, Asia_NLE_v1, whole genome shotgun sequence:
- the CTSF gene encoding LOW QUALITY PROTEIN: cathepsin F (The sequence of the model RefSeq protein was modified relative to this genomic sequence to represent the inferred CDS: deleted 1 base in 1 codon) — protein MAPWLQLLSLLWLLLGAVAAPAQPRASRFQAWGPPSPELLAPARFALEMFNRGRAAGTRAVLGLVRGRGRRAGQGSLYSLEATLEEPPCNDPTVCRLPVSKKTLLCSFEVLDELGKHVLLRRDCGPVDTKVPGAGRAQGAGEPKSAFTQGPAVISPLSQPHPDNRNETFSSVISLLNEDPLPQDLPVKMASIFKNFVITYNRTYESKEEARWRLSVFVNNMVRAQKIQALDRGTAQYGVTKFSDLTEEEFRTIYLNPLLREEPGNKMKQAKSVGDLAPPEWDWRSKGAVTKVKDQGMCGSCWAFSVTGNVEGQWFLNQGTLLSLSEQELLDCDKMDKACMGGLPSNAYSAIKNLGGLETEDDYSYQGHMQSCNFSAEKAKVYINDSVELSQNEQKLAAWLAKRGPISVAINAFGMQFYRHGISHPLRPLCSPWLIDHAVLLVGYGNRSDIPFWAIKNSWGTDWGEKGYYYLHRGSGACGVNTMASSAVVD, from the exons ATGGCGCCCTGGCTGCAGCTCCTGTCGCTGCTGTGGCTGCTCCTGGGCGCAGTGGCCGCCCCCGCTCAGCCCCGAGCCTCCAGGTTTCAGGCCTGGGGGCCACCGTCCCCGGAGCTGCTGGCGCCCGCCCGCTTCGCGCTGGAGATGTTCAACCGCGGCCGGGCTGCGGGGACGCGGGCCGTGCTGGGCCTTGTGCGCGGCCGCGGCCGCCGG GCGGGCCAGGGGTCGCTGTACTCCCTGGAGGCCACCCTGGAGGAGCCACCCTGCAACGACCCCACGGTGTGCCGGCTCCCCGTGTCCAAGAAAACCCTG ctCTGCAGCTTCGAAGTCCTGGATGAGCTCGGAAAACACGTGCTGCTGCGGAGGGACTGTGGCCCGGTGGACACCAAGGTTCCAGGTGCTGGGAGAGCCCAAGGC GCTGGGGAGCCCAAGTCAGCCTTCACTCAGGGCCCAGCCGTGATTTCTCCTCTGTCCCAACCCCATCCAGACAACAGAAATGAGACTTTCAGCTCAGTCATTTCCCTGTTGAATGAGGATCCCCTGCCCCAG GACTTGCCTGTGAAGATGGCTTCAATCTTCAAGAACTTTGTCATTACCTATAACCGGACATATGAGTCAAAGGAAG AAGCCCGGTGGCGCCTGTCCGTCTTTGTCAATAACATGGTGCGAGCACAGAAGATCCAGGCCCTGGACCGTGGCACAGCTCAGTATGGAGTCACCAAGTTCAGTGATCTCACAG AGGAGGAGTTCCGCACTATCTACCTGAATCCTCTCCTGAGAGAAGAGCCTGGCAACAAGATGAAGCAAGCCAAGTCTGTGGGTGACCTCGCCCCACCTGAATGGGACTGGAGGAGTAAGGGGGCTGTCACAAAAGTCAAAGACCAG GGCATGTGTGGCTCCTGCTGGGCCTTCTCAGTCACAGGCAATGTGGAGGGCCAGTGGTTTCTGAACCAGGGGACCCTACTCTCCCTCTCTGAACAGG AACTCTTGGACTGTGACAAGATGGACAAGGCCTGCATGGGCGGCTTGCCCTCCAATGCCTACTCGGCCATAAAGAATTTGG GAGGGCTGGAGACAGAGGATGACTACAGCTACCAGGGTCACATGCAATCCTGCAACTTCTCAGCAGAGAAGGCCAAGGTCTACATCAATGACTCCGTGGAGCTGAGCCAGAATGAGCAGA AGCTGGCAGCCTGGCTGGCCAAGAGAGGCCCAATCTCCGTGGCCATCAATGCCTTTGGCATGCAG TTTTACCGCCATGGGATCTCCCACCCTCTCCGGCCCCTCTGCAGCCCTTGGCTCATTGACCATGCGGTGTTGCTTGTGGGCTACGGCAACC GCTCTGACATTCCCTTTTGGGCCATCAAGAACAGCTGGGGCACTGACTGGGGCGAGAAG GGTTACTACTACTTGCATCGCGGGTCCGGGGCCTGTGGTGTGAACACCATGGCCAGCTCGGCAGTGGTGGACTGA
- the CCDC87 gene encoding coiled-coil domain-containing protein 87, translated as MEPPKPEPELQRFYHRLLRPLSLFPTRATSPEPQKRPPQEGRILQSFPLAKLTVASLCSQVAKLLASSGIAARVPPEARLRLIKVILDELKCSWREPPAELSLSHKNNQKLRKRLEAYVLLSSEQLFLRYLHLLVTMSTPRGVFTESATLTRLAASLARDCTLFLTSPDVYRGLLADFQALLRAEQASGNVDKLRPVCPAGTFKLCPIPWPHSTGFAQVQCSNLNLNYLIQLSRPPEFLNEPGRMDPVKELKSIPRLKRKKPLHWLPSIGKKREIDISSSQMVSLPSYPVAPTSRASPSPFYSEFRRGQSMPSLREGWRLADELGLPPLPSRPLTPLVLATESKPELTGHIVAEDLKQLIKKMKLEGTHYPPLDSGLPPLLGVVTRHPAAGHHLEELEKMLRNLQEEEASGQWDPQPPKSFPLHPQLVTITLKLRNEVVVQAAAVQVSDRNFLDSFHIEGARALYNHLAGELDPKAIEKMDVDNFVGSTTREIYKELMSHVSSDHLHFDQGPLVEPAADKDWSAFLSSAFLHQEKQSQIINPELVGLYSQRANTLQSNTEKMPSLPSLQATKSWEKWSNKASLINSWKTTLSVDDYFKYLTNHETDFLHVIFQMHEEEVPVEIVAPVRESLEIQHPPPLLEDEEPDFVPGEWDWNTVLEHRLGAGKTPRLGEPHKILSLQKRLEQLWSTLEVPNKDQVDMAIKYSSKARLRQLPSLVNAWERARKPIQLREALLARLEWFEGQASNPNRFFKKTNLSSSHFLEENQIRSYLHRKLNLMESSLASLLEEIELIFGEPVIFKGRRYLDKMKSDKVEMLYWLQQQRRVRHLVSALKDPHQSTLFRSSAASL; from the coding sequence ATGGAGCCCCCGAAGCCCGAGCCTGAGCTCCAGCGGTTTTACCACCGGCTGCTGCGTCCGCTGTCGCTCTTCCCCACTAGGGCGACGTCCCCAGAGCCTCAGAAGCGCCCCCCGCAGGAGGGCCGGATTCTGCAGTCCTTCCCTCTCGCGAAGCTGACGGTGGCGTCGCTGTGCAGCCAGGTAGCCAAGCTGCTGGCCAGCAGCGGGATAGCAGCGCGAGTGCCTCCTGAGGCCCGACTACGTCTTATCAAGGTCATCCTGGACGAGCTGAAGTGCAGCTGGCGGGAGCCACCCGCCGAACTTAGTCTGAGCCACAAAAACAACCAGAAGCTGCGGAAGCGGCTCGAGGCCTACGTGCTGCTGAGCAGCGAGCAGCTCTTCTTGCGCTACCTGCACCTGCTGGTGACCATGTCGACCCCCAGGGGGGTCTTCACTGAATCAGCCACCCTCACCCGGTTGGCCGCCAGCCTCGCCAGGGACTGCACACTCTTCCTTACTAGTCCCGACGTCTACCGTGGCCTGCTCGCTGACTTCCAGGCCCTGCTGAGGGCAGAGCAGGCCTCTGGAAATGTGGACAAGCTGCGCCCTGTCTGCCCCGCTGGGACGTTCAAACTGTGCCCTATCCCCTGGCCTCACAGCACTGGCTTCGCCCAAGTGCAGTGCTCTAACCTCAACCTGAACTACCTCATCCAACTCAGCCGTCCACCAGAGTTTCTCAATGAGCCAGGAAGGATGGATCCAGTGAAGGAATTGAAGTCCATCCCTCGGTTGAAGAGGAAAAAGCCTCTCCACTGGCTGCCCTCcataggaaagaagagagaaatcgACATCAGTTCCTCACAGATGGTGTCGCTGCCCAGCTATCCTGTGGCTCCCACCAGCAGGGCTTCCCCCTCGCCTTTCTACTCTGAGTTCCGGAGAGGCCAATCCATGCCCTCCCTGCGTGAGGGCTGGAGGCTGGCAGATGAGTTGGGCCTTCCTCCACTCCCATCTCGCCCATTAACCCCGCTGGTCTTGGCTACAGAGAGCAAACCAGAGCTGACTGGACACATCGTGGCTGAGGATCTGAAGCAGTTGATAAAGAAGATGAAGTTGGAGGGGACTCACTACCCACCACTGGACTCAGGCCTGCCTCCTCTCCTGGGGGTTGTGACCCGTCACCCAGCTGCAGGGCATCACCTGGAGGAGCTGGAGAAGATGTTGAGGAACCTCCAGGAGGAAGAAGCCTCTGGGCAGTGGGACCCCCAGCCCCCCAAATCCTTTCCACTTCACCCACAGCTAGTGACCATTACTTTGAAGCTTAGAAATGAGGTCGTGGTCCAGGCGGCTGCCGTACAGGTCTCAGATAGAAACTTCTTAGACTCTTTCCACATTGAGGGGGCCAGAGCCCTGTATAACCATCTGGCTGGTGAACTGGATCCCAAAGCCATTGAAAAAATGGATGTTGATAACTTTGTTGGCAGTACTACCAGGGAGATCTACAAGGAGTTGATGAGCCATGTCTCTTCAGACCACTTACATTTTGATCAAGGGCCCCTAGTTGAGCCTGCAGCAGATAAAGACTGGTCGGCCTTCCTGTCCTCAGCCTTTCTACATCAAGAAAAACAGTCTCAAATCATCAACCCTGAGCTGGTTGGACTTTACTCCCAGAGAGCAAACACTTTACAGTCCAATACTGAGAAGATGCCCTCCCTCCCATCACTCCAAGCTACCAAAAGCTGGGAGAAGTGGTCAAACAAGGCCTCCTTGATAAACTCATGGAAAACCACCTTGTCTGTGGATGACTACTTCAAGTACCTCACCAACCATGAAACAGATTTCCTTCATGTCATCTTTCAAATGCATGAAGAAGAGGTTCCTGTGGAGATTGTGGCCCCTGTCAGAGAGTCCCTAGAGATTCAGCACCCTCCCCCATTGCTAGAAGATGAAGAACCAGACTTTGTGCCAGGAGAGTGGGATTGGAACACTGTGCTAGAGCACAGGCTAGGAGCTGGGAAGACACCCCGCCTGGGAGAACCCCACAAAATTCTGAGCCTGCAGAAGCGTCTGGAACAACTGTGGTCCACGCTTGAGGTCCCCAACAAGGACCAGGTGGACATGGCCATTAAATATAGCTCCAAAGCCCGCCTGAGGCAGCTGCCTTCATTGGTGAATGCCTGGGAGCGGGCCCGGAAGCCCATTCAGCTGCGGGAGGCGTTGCTGGCAAGACTAGAGTGGTTTGAGGGACAAGCTTCCAATCCCAACCGCTTCTTCAAAAAGACCAACTTGAGCTCCAGTCACTTCCTGGAGGAGAATCAGATCCGAAGCTATCTCCACAGGAAGCTCAACTTAATGGAGTCTTCTTTGGCTTCCCTCCTGGAGGAGATAGAGTTAATCTTTGGCGAGCCAGTGATCTTCAAGGGGCGGCGCTACCTGGACAAGATGAAGAGCGACAAAGTGGAGATGCTCTATTGGCTGCAACAGCAGCGGCGGGTTCGCCACCTGGTCTCAGCCCTGAAGGATCCCCACCAGTCAACCCTGTTCAGGAGCTCAGCAGCCAGCCTTTAG